A genomic window from Phoenix dactylifera cultivar Barhee BC4 chromosome 7, palm_55x_up_171113_PBpolish2nd_filt_p, whole genome shotgun sequence includes:
- the LOC103717159 gene encoding prohibitin-1, mitochondrial-like isoform X1, whose protein sequence is MNFKNVKVPSPGPGAGTLLKVALFGGAAVYGALNSLYNVEGGHRAIVFNRIQGIKEKCFPQVYPEGTHLMIPWFERPIIYDVRARPHLVESTSGSRDLQMVKIGLRVLTRPLPDQLPTIYRTIGENYNERVLPSIIHETLKAVVAQYNASQLITQREAVSREIRKILTERARNFNIALDDVSITTLSFGKEFTHAIEAKQVAAQDAERAKFIVEKAEQDKRSAVIRAQGEAKSAQLIGQAIASNPAFVALRQIEAAREIAHTIANSSNRVFLNSSDLLLNLQELNADNTTKLKK, encoded by the exons ATGAATTTTAAGAATGTTAAGGTGCCGAGTCCCGGCCCGGGGGCGGGGACGCTGCTCAAGGTGGCGCTCTTCGGCGGCGCCGCCGTCTACGGCGCTCTCAATAGCCTCTACAACGTCGAGGGTGGCCACCGAGCTATCGTGTTCAATCGCATCCAAGGCATCAAGGAAAAG TGTTTTCCACAG GTTTATCCTGAGGGAACCCATTTGATGATCCCCTGGTTTGAGAGGCCTATCATTTACGATGTTCGTGCTCGCCCCCATCTTGTGGAGAGTACTTCTGGGAGTCGTGATCTTCAAATG gtGAAGATCGGGCTTCGGGTTCTTACAAGACCCCTACCAGACCAGCTACCAACAATCTATCGAACAATTGGGGAGAACTATAATGAGAGGGTTCTGCCTTCAATTATTCATGAAACTCTGAAGGCTGTGGTAGCACAATACAATGCCAGCCAGCTGATCACACAAAGAGAG GCTGTAAGTAGGGAGATACGGAAGATATTGACGGAGAGGGCCCGAAACTTCAATATTGCGCTGGATGATGTGTCCATTACGACCCTGAGTTTTGGGAAGGAATTTACTCATGCGATTGAAGCTAAACAGGTGGCTGCACAAGACGCTGAGCGTGCTAAGTTCATTGTTGAAAAAGCAGAGCAAGACAAAAGAAGTGCTGTTATCAGAGCACAG GGTGAGGCCAAGAGTGCCCAGCTTATAGGTCAAGCTATCGCAAGTAACCCTGCATTTGTTGCCTTACGGCAGATTGAGGCTGCAAGGGAAATAGCTCATACAATTGCAAATTCGTCCAACCGAGTGTTCTTGAATTCCAGTGATCTCTTGCTGAATCTTCAAGAGCTGAATGCGGACAACACAACCAAACTGAAGAAGTGA
- the LOC103717159 gene encoding prohibitin-1, mitochondrial-like isoform X2, whose translation MNFKNVKVPSPGPGAGTLLKVALFGGAAVYGALNSLYNVEGGHRAIVFNRIQGIKEKVYPEGTHLMIPWFERPIIYDVRARPHLVESTSGSRDLQMVKIGLRVLTRPLPDQLPTIYRTIGENYNERVLPSIIHETLKAVVAQYNASQLITQREAVSREIRKILTERARNFNIALDDVSITTLSFGKEFTHAIEAKQVAAQDAERAKFIVEKAEQDKRSAVIRAQGEAKSAQLIGQAIASNPAFVALRQIEAAREIAHTIANSSNRVFLNSSDLLLNLQELNADNTTKLKK comes from the exons ATGAATTTTAAGAATGTTAAGGTGCCGAGTCCCGGCCCGGGGGCGGGGACGCTGCTCAAGGTGGCGCTCTTCGGCGGCGCCGCCGTCTACGGCGCTCTCAATAGCCTCTACAACGTCGAGGGTGGCCACCGAGCTATCGTGTTCAATCGCATCCAAGGCATCAAGGAAAAG GTTTATCCTGAGGGAACCCATTTGATGATCCCCTGGTTTGAGAGGCCTATCATTTACGATGTTCGTGCTCGCCCCCATCTTGTGGAGAGTACTTCTGGGAGTCGTGATCTTCAAATG gtGAAGATCGGGCTTCGGGTTCTTACAAGACCCCTACCAGACCAGCTACCAACAATCTATCGAACAATTGGGGAGAACTATAATGAGAGGGTTCTGCCTTCAATTATTCATGAAACTCTGAAGGCTGTGGTAGCACAATACAATGCCAGCCAGCTGATCACACAAAGAGAG GCTGTAAGTAGGGAGATACGGAAGATATTGACGGAGAGGGCCCGAAACTTCAATATTGCGCTGGATGATGTGTCCATTACGACCCTGAGTTTTGGGAAGGAATTTACTCATGCGATTGAAGCTAAACAGGTGGCTGCACAAGACGCTGAGCGTGCTAAGTTCATTGTTGAAAAAGCAGAGCAAGACAAAAGAAGTGCTGTTATCAGAGCACAG GGTGAGGCCAAGAGTGCCCAGCTTATAGGTCAAGCTATCGCAAGTAACCCTGCATTTGTTGCCTTACGGCAGATTGAGGCTGCAAGGGAAATAGCTCATACAATTGCAAATTCGTCCAACCGAGTGTTCTTGAATTCCAGTGATCTCTTGCTGAATCTTCAAGAGCTGAATGCGGACAACACAACCAAACTGAAGAAGTGA